GATATTCTATCAAAATATCATCCACTCGACGTAGCATACTCTATCGTCGAGTATATTATTAAAAAATGCTCGGATAGAATCCTCGCAGTCATAAAAAACGTCACGGGCGGCGAGAGACCATTAAAAGTTGAGAACGAGATAGATCTCAAAAGAGTATTCACAGTCCCCCTATCCCTACATAAAACCCTGGACTATGCCGTTATCTGCTTTAAGCCCGATGAAATAGACGATTTCACGCTTGAATGGGCTAACCCGCAAAACTTCAAGCATAATAGCAACTGGAGAAGCTACGTCGAGGGAGAAGCCGATGCCCTCGCATTAAATGCGATGAGAGAAATTGGAGGCTATCTCAAACGAGTTGGAGAAATTAGGACAGTTTTAGAAGCTGAAAAGCCTAAAATCGTAAGGAAGACAAGTAGGAAAACAACGGCTAAGGTAGGTAGATTCCAGGTCATGGCTCTCTTGCAAGCTGCAAGATACTATCTTTTAACAGGAAACCTTGAAAAAGCGAAATCTTTCGGCCTTAACAGGGCAATATTCTACGCTTGGGCTAAATATCACGGCAGAGATAGAATATTTAGGAGGAAATTGACGGGAGTGGAAAAAGCAGTTGAAACAACGGTCAAAGAGGGGAAAAAGCTGGTTTATATTGGCGACGAGGGAGCTTTTGTTTCCGAGCGTGGATGGTTTAAAATAGGCGATAAGGAGCAGTTGCCGAGCGACTACGATAGGGAGATTGCTAGAAAAATAAATTCTATCGTTCCATACGACATAGCCTGGAAAAAAGCAGTAGAATATTTAAGTAGATTCCCTAAAAGCGTGTTATTAAGCCAGCGGAAATTCTATGAAGAAGCATACAAGAAGGTAAGAGATACGTTTCTGGATAAGATCGTTAAAAAATAAAATTTTGGCCTTAGCCTGGCGAGCGTATTTTAGCTTTCATGCCGCCATAGCTTGATAAAATCTGGCAATTAATATACTTGATATTTTCATTAAATTCTACAGTAGAAATATTCCAATGGTAACGCTAGATTAGAAGCTATGAATAAAATATATCTAAACGAGGTAAGAAACTAGGGATTATATTATTTAAATATGCGTGAGAGGATTTTATCAGCCTGTTCCAGCTGTTTCAAAGTATTTATTGGAAACCATACATCTTTCGGAACAACGAAAGCATAAACCTTCTTTTTCTTAGCTAAAAAGGGTAAAACAGTATTCTCGAACTCGACGGCCTTGGGCTCGTTTATGTTAATCATTTCGACAATCAAATCGTAGACGGCAGGCTCGAACATGTACATACCTGTAGAAGTATAAAGCTTAATCACAGGCTTCTCCTTAAACTCCAGAACAAAGCCGGTCTCGTCAACTTCCGCAACGCCGTAGGGAAAATCGATAGCGGAAGCTAAAACGGTAGAAGCTTCAACACCACGAAGCTTAACGGCTTCTATATGGTGAAGCAGAAACCTTAAAGGCAGGCTAGAATCCAAAAACAAGTCATCCGGGAAAACTACCAAACCACGGCGCTTAACGTCTATTACACCCGTTTCAATAGCGTGTTTTAATGCCTTACCCTTGCCGACCTTCTCAACTTTAGGATCGGAACTATACCTGATTTTAACTCCGTACTTGCTACCATCACCGACGTGCTCCTTAATCATATTGGATTTATAGCCTACCAATAGAACAAAATCTTTAAAACCGCAATCCCGGTAGTAGCTAATGCAGATATCAAGTAGCGAACGACCACAAACTTCCAATAGAGGCTTAGGCTTGTCAATCAATCCCATACGCTTAGCCTTACCGCCCGCAAAAACCAAAACCTGAGTATTATCAATCTCGTCCTTCAATTTGGAAAACAAACTCATAAATATATACTAAAACAGTACAATAATTTAAAAATTGTGACAAGCTCAGTATAAAGCCTAGTCCGATAATAAGCAGAATTTAAACCGGTATGGATAACTCCTGAACCTCTCTTATATTAAACGTTACCAGCTCTAAACTTGACAACGCGATACAAAAGCGGTAGCAGAATCAAAACAAGCAACAGGAAAACAAGAGAATGCGAAATAGACCTATGCACGTAAAACAAAACGTCTAAATCAGGCAAAACCGAAAACAAACAAAAATAAAACCCCGCTTTTATACCGTCAAATTAGCGAAGTAGCGCCAAAAACAACAGCAAAATATGTCAAAGCATCAGGCATAAAACAAAAAATAAAAACAAATATAAAGGCATTTCCTAAATACACGCCAATAACGCTCACGATAAAATTTTTAATTCAGCGAATATTCTTACATCTACCTTAAATACGAAAACTAATAGTAAGAGAGTTACCGCACGTAGTTAGTGGTGCATTCGTTGACGCTAGGATTTAAGGACATACTCAAAAGCGAATACGGAGTAAATGTAATAATACTCTCTTTACTAGCTTTCATAGTAAACCTGGGATTCGGAGCTATAAGCTCGATACTACCCTACTTCATCCTATACCTCGAAGGTAGTCTGTCAACTCTCCCCGAAGAACTATCCGTGATTAAAGGAGCGTCAGAGTACGCCTTCGAAGTCGGCACCTTAATGTCGGTATTCATGTTCACAAGAGCCTTTCTGGCAAGGTATTTCGGCATCTATAGCGACAAGATCGGCAGAAAAAAGATAGTCTCGCTAGGAACAATCCTCTACGCAATAGTCTCTTTCTTCTATGTTATAGCCCCAAGCATATACTGGCTCTACGCCATAAGGATGCTACAGGGAGTAGCCAGCGCCATGGTATGGCCAGTAGCAGAAGCACTCCTAATGGACAGCATCTCCGAAGACGTGAGGGGAAGAGTTATGGGAGTATACATGGCCACCACAATGTTCTCTTTCATAGGAGGTCCAGCCATAGGCGTAATAGTCTACAAGATAGGAGTCTTCGTCCTAAACATAAAAGACATAAACATAGCGCTTAGATTCCCCTTCATACTGCTTGCCTTGCTGAGCCTAATAGCAGTTTTTACAGTTGCCAGATTGAAAGACGTCACAGTCTCGAAAAATAGCAAGAATCAGCAAAACGAAGGTAAAGTGAGGCTTCTACGCTTTGTGAAAAGAAGCATCAACACGCTCTACGCTATAAGCTTCTCTAACGGAGTAGCTATGGGACTAATCTCGCCGATCGTATCACTCTACATAGTCGAGTACATTACCTCTGACCCTGCCGCAATCGCAATAGTCTCATTCATTTCAGGCCTAGCAGGCTTCCTAGTAACATACCCAGCTGGCTACCTCTCTGACAAAATAGGAAGAAGAAAAATTATAATCGCAGGAATACTCGGCTCTAGAACCGCAACACTCCTCATACCCTTCACCAAAACAGTAGAGGAACTGACAGCCGTAGCTACATTAAGAAACATCAATTTTAACTTCTATACCCCCGCGTTCAGAGCACTACAGGCAGACCTCGTCCCCCAAGAGATAAGAGGCAAAATCTTCGGAACAGTACAAATGTTCTTCAACCTAGGCGCCGTAATAGGCCCTATACTCGGCGGAGCAGTCTACCAAGCCTTCGCCAACCAGCAAATTCTAGGACTCCCAGGCGTAGCTATGACATTCCTAATCTCAGCCCTCATAGGATACGTTTCGCTACTAATATTCATCCTATATGTAAAAGATGAAAAACCGGCTAGCCCCTAGCCCTGCATACCGTCAGCGATATTCCTGCCAATTTACAACCTACTTTAAAGTTAAACCATTTTCTATCAAAATCTAGAATTAAAGCCCATGATAATAGCATATTAATTAGGAGGGAGTAATAATATAGAGGATATAACATGGGTATCAGATATCGACCAGAAGACCTACTAAAAAGAAAGAAAATGATAGAAAAAGGCCTAAGAGACCTAGATCCAGGACTAAGAGACCTGGGTAGAAAACTAATTGAACGCTACAATGACGAAGAAATTCTAATGATTCTACGCACGAATCCTGATGAGTTCAAAGGATTAAGTATAGAAGAAGCTATAAAAAAGCTAAAAGACAAATACGGAATCCGCTAAATCAAATCCGAAAAGATAGAATCCGCGATAATGACTCTTACACATAGTAGAGCTTCCCTTACAAAAAAGGTAGACATCGGCTCTATACGAAAGCATATCATCAGGATTCTTCATCGACAATTAGCAAAGCTTAAATAACAATCCCCTTACTTATCTCTGGTATTATAATGATAAAAAAGAAAGTAAGTATATGCCTGCCAGAAAGTCTTCTAGAGGCTTTAGATAACTTGGCTGAGGTAAGAGGCGTTTCTAGAAGTAAAATAGTAGCCGAAGCCATTAAAGATTACCTAGACAAACATAAAATTAAAAGACTAGAAAAATATCCGGCCGCCTTGTGGAAAACCAGAAAATCTGGAATCTTAAAAACACATAAAAAATCAAAAAAGGGAATTAGAAAGCGTTAAGAAACTTTTTCTTGACAAATATTTTAGAACAGTCTAGAGAAAAAGCAACATAGCTGCATTAATATAATAATTATTTTTAAAACCTAGTCTGGAAATCGCATTTTCCACATTATCAAGATAAATTTTCTTTCTTCGCCTAGTTTCTTAGGATACTCTGCTTAGGCCAGCATGGACGCGGAGCTCCTACTCTGCAGCCGAATCCCGGGTTCAAAAAAGTTAGTAAAATACTTTATTACTTTAAAAGCGTCTCACGCACTCAGCTTTCTATTATTTTAGTGGTTTCTCGTGCTATGCGATAGCTTTAAATAAAAGGATAAATAATAAACGAAAAAGCATAGTAAGAATTGTAGCTGAATGTAGATCCCTCGTTTAAGGGGTGTGTAGTTAGTGAAAAGAAATATAATATTTCTGATTATGATTTTTACGCTTATTTTATCCACGCTGACATTTTCACAGCAACTTTCTCCTATAAGTGGTGCAAAAGTAGTTGCGAGAGGCAATAACGGCTTAGGCGAGGCTACTACGGACGAGAATGGTTACTTTAGAATAGAGGAAGGAATAGGCGCTGGCACGTACACAGTTACTGTATCCGCTAAAGGCTACATCTCGAAAGTTCTCACTAATATCCAGGTTTCCGCGGGAGAAGAAAAGGATCTAGGCGATATAGAGCTCGAGCCATCAGCCATCGTTGAAGGCGTTGTGAAGACGCCTGACGGGAAGCGAGCAGCGAACATTCCAGTTGTTATAATGGACGAACAGGGCAACACTATTTCTTCTACTAAAACGGAAGGCGACGGCTCGTTCAGACTAGATACCGATATAAAAACAGGGACTTACGTGGTGCGAGCATACGCTTTTACCTTCGAGGGATTCGAGTATAAGACCATACAGATAGGGTTCACGCAGATGAAAATACTTGTTCCTAAGCAAGGACAAGTCTACTTGGAGGGCTATGCTAGAGGGGAGACGCATGTAAGAGCAGAACAGGGCAAAACTGTACACATAGAGGTAACGCTC
This DNA window, taken from Thermoproteales archaeon, encodes the following:
- a CDS encoding MFS transporter; this translates as MHSLTLGFKDILKSEYGVNVIILSLLAFIVNLGFGAISSILPYFILYLEGSLSTLPEELSVIKGASEYAFEVGTLMSVFMFTRAFLARYFGIYSDKIGRKKIVSLGTILYAIVSFFYVIAPSIYWLYAIRMLQGVASAMVWPVAEALLMDSISEDVRGRVMGVYMATTMFSFIGGPAIGVIVYKIGVFVLNIKDINIALRFPFILLALLSLIAVFTVARLKDVTVSKNSKNQQNEGKVRLLRFVKRSINTLYAISFSNGVAMGLISPIVSLYIVEYITSDPAAIAIVSFISGLAGFLVTYPAGYLSDKIGRRKIIIAGILGSRTATLLIPFTKTVEELTAVATLRNINFNFYTPAFRALQADLVPQEIRGKIFGTVQMFFNLGAVIGPILGGAVYQAFANQQILGLPGVAMTFLISALIGYVSLLIFILYVKDEKPASP
- a CDS encoding ribbon-helix-helix protein, CopG family; this translates as MIKKKVSICLPESLLEALDNLAEVRGVSRSKIVAEAIKDYLDKHKIKRLEKYPAALWKTRKSGILKTHKKSKKGIRKR
- a CDS encoding nucleotidyltransferase family protein → MSLFSKLKDEIDNTQVLVFAGGKAKRMGLIDKPKPLLEVCGRSLLDICISYYRDCGFKDFVLLVGYKSNMIKEHVGDGSKYGVKIRYSSDPKVEKVGKGKALKHAIETGVIDVKRRGLVVFPDDLFLDSSLPLRFLLHHIEAVKLRGVEASTVLASAIDFPYGVAEVDETGFVLEFKEKPVIKLYTSTGMYMFEPAVYDLIVEMININEPKAVEFENTVLPFLAKKKKVYAFVVPKDVWFPINTLKQLEQADKILSRIFK